A stretch of DNA from Rheinheimera sp. MMS21-TC3:
TGAGGTGATTAACTGAAGTTATGATGATCGCAATGTGCGATTAAAAATTGTTGTACGAGTAAGTTATGAAGATGATCCCGAGCAAGCAATGGCGATAATGCTAAGTTGTGCTAACAAGTCTATTCGAGTATTAGAAAGCCCAGAACCAACAGTGATGTTAAAAAACTTTGCTGAAAATGGTATTGAAATAGAATTGCGAGTGTGGATAGCCGACCCAGAGTATGGTGAAGATACGGTTAAATCTGATATTCATGTTGCTATTTGGCGGGCGTTTAAAGAAGCAAAAATAACCATACCTTACCCGCAGCGAGATTTACATATTCGCTCAGACCAACCTTTTAAAACCCGTGATAAATAACCATTAAAAAAGCCCCGTTAACATTATAATTTTTATAACACTAACGGGGCCTTCACTTAGTGCTAAGTATTAATAACTCAACACTTAACACTTAACACTTAACACTTAACACTTAACACTTAACACTTAACACTATATTTAAGCACTTCCTATCATATTACGTAACACATAATGTAAAATGCCACCATGCTGGTAATAGGATAATTCATTACCGGTATCTATCCGGCAAATAACTTCTATTTCTTGTTTAGAATCATCGGCATAAGTAATAAGAACTCTTAGCTTTTGTTTCGGTTTTAAATCATTAAGCCCCCGAATACTAAAGCGCTCATCACCTTTTAGTTGTAATGTTTTACGATCTGTTCCCGCTAAGAATTGTAATGGTAAAACACCCATGCCAATTAAATTAGAACGATGGATCCGCTCATAAGACTCAGTAATAACAGCACGAACACCAAGCATTAAAGTGCCTTTAGCCGCCCAGTCACGTGATGAACCTGTGCCATACTCTTTACCCGCCACAACAACCATAGGCGCACCCTGCTGACGATAGCGCATTGCAGCATCATAAATAGCCAGCTTATCACCTGATGGATAATGCCGGGTTACCCCGCCTTCTTCTTCAGGCACCATTTCATTACGAATGCGAACGTTGGCAAAAGTACCTCTTACCATTACTTCATGGTTACCTCGGCGTGAGCCATAAGAGTTGAAGTCTACCGTATCAACACCTTGCTGCTGTAGATATAAACCAGCAGGGCTAGTCTCACTAATAGAGCCAGCAGGTGATATATGATCTGTTGTCACCGAATCGCCTAGTAGGGCTAATAAACGTGCATCTTCAATATCCTTGATCTCCGAAGGCGTGCGGCTTAAGCCTTGGAAGAAATCGGGATGACGAATATAGGTGGATTCAGGCCAAGGATAGGTTTTTTCTTTTGGCACATTAATATTTTGCCAAGCCTCGTCGCCAGTAAATACTGCAGCATACTCTTTAGTAAACATGCTGGTTTGTACTTGGCCAACAGCTGCAGCAACTTCGGCATTATCTGGCCAAATATCTTTTAAATAGACCGGATTACCTTGCTGATCTTCGCCTAAGGGATCTTTAGTCAGATCAATATCAATAGTACCTGCTAGGGCAAAAGCAACTACTAATGGCGGAGA
This window harbors:
- a CDS encoding mechanosensitive ion channel family protein, which produces MRLKIVVRVSYEDDPEQAMAIMLSCANKSIRVLESPEPTVMLKNFAENGIEIELRVWIADPEYGEDTVKSDIHVAIWRAFKEAKITIPYPQRDLHIRSDQPFKTRDK